The following are from one region of the Aspergillus chevalieri M1 DNA, chromosome 1, nearly complete sequence genome:
- a CDS encoding mitochondrial 37S ribosomal uS8m domain-containing protein (BUSCO:EOG092650I8;~COG:J;~EggNog:ENOG410PPXD;~InterPro:IPR035987,IPR000630;~PFAM:PF00410;~go_component: GO:0005840 - ribosome [Evidence IEA];~go_function: GO:0003735 - structural constituent of ribosome [Evidence IEA];~go_process: GO:0006412 - translation [Evidence IEA]), which translates to MLGACDDADTACDLLLLYIARINFGPGNFILSESCSVYVVAIQQIDILTAASTLGFCPDNQKPPQSLRPRRSIEPITMSLVHLAHVCSHLNNATKARLGLTSIPNTKLHLSLSLALQNDGFVSSVVRGGKTPPPPHLLLGTPAVNDPVQELEPVTQKNIASRRLWLGLKYWQSESVLGKMVPISKPTRRINLDLRALRRVVNGETSDYVEGIRSPGESLYLSTDRGIMEARECVEKKVGGLVLCRVL; encoded by the exons ATGCTCGGCGCTTGTGATGATGCCGATACGGCGTGTGATTTGCTGCTGTTATACATCGCCCGGATCAACTTCGGACCGGGAAATTTCATTCTCTCCGAATCTTGCTCCGTGTATGTTGTTGCTATACAGCAGATTGACATATTGACGGCAGCTTCTACACTGGGATTTTG CCCAGACAACCAAAAACCCCCGCAATCCCTCAGGCCTCGGAGGTCAATTGAACCCATCACAATGTCCCTCGTTCACCTCGCCCACGTCTGCTCGCATTTGAACAATGCCACCAAGGCCCGTCTCGGTCTCACATCGATTCCCAACACAAAACTGCATCTGAGTCTTTCACTCGCCCTCCAGAACGATGGCTTTGTCTCCTCCGTTGTCCGCGGCGGAAAGACACCTCCCCCGCCGCATCTCCTCTTGGGTACCCCGGCCGTCAACGATCCAGTTCAAGAACTAGAGCCTGTGACACAGAAAAATATTGCCTCGAGACGACTATGGCTGGGACTGAAGTACTGGCAAAGTGAGTCGGTGTTGGGCAAGATGGTTCCGATCAGCAAGCCCACCCGGAGAATCAACCTGGACCTTCGGGCACTCCGCCGGGTGGTCAATGGAGAGACGAGTGACTATGTTGAGGGAATTCGGTCGCCTGGAGAGTCCCTCTACCTGTCGACAGATCGGGGAATTATGGAAGCAAGAGAATGTGTGGAGAAGAAGGTCGGTGGATTGGTGCTTTGCAGAGTGCTCTAA
- a CDS encoding uncharacterized protein (COG:S;~EggNog:ENOG410PPBB), which translates to MPPLPGEERMLTVFADVHSYFSEPTPKPIHHRFDKGSYLYIYHDAAQHKSRIEVANNPGTPFQDAFNGALDRVHIDHSTRFPTLCTVTVDGPDPNPQAFPPPPNPASLYEWRLPSSDQDDLFRLHTLDVYFWTQEDVNQFLDVIESILSPSQIASDRHPQLENHSHDESHNNISSVVQQLENVAVTDPAYQNGQTRNSRTETFPTSKTTPVHAGINTFPPPPPSATLPPAPTSATPSISPAQQGTPFSQPPAEQHQEPAQCAPLPYNPAAPAAPEPIQHREKTPPPADGADGTGLQAAVAADHGIPYTPPSQTPGAFASPPTQPLPYSMPGGYASPPPSAGLPPSSAPGLTHSGSLSSRSSSIQSPPGVPLMPTYAASPSSPFFPGNVQQPQQLNRTGSLSFAPPPQPQPQPQPQTQPQAQAQAQTQDPNAYLYQIQQQQLQQQQQQQQYLYNSQNPQAQLQLQLQQQQLQQKQQLAPAPQIGQFTIPNTNEFDPNAHLYAQQLQLQQQQLQQQQPQQQQQTLSKGAGAVPAQRPGKLENRAARVESGVNRFLKKLEKKL; encoded by the exons ATGCCTCCATTACCGGGTGAAGAGCGAATGTTGACTGT CTTCGCGGACGTCCATTCCTATTTCTCAGAGCCTACTCCCAAGCCCATCCATCATCGATTCGACAAGGGCTCGTATCTCTACATCTACCACGATGCTGCCCAGCACAAATCCCGGATTGAGGTCGCCAATAACCCGGGAACACCTTTTCAGGATGCATTCAATGGAG CGCTGGACCGTGTTCATATAGACCATTCGACTCGTTTCCCCACTCTCTGCACCGTGACAGTCGATGGACCAGATCCCAATCCGCAAGCgttccctcctcccccaaaTCCTGCCAGTCTTTATGAATGGCGACTGCCCAGCAGCGACCAGGATGATCTCTTCCGCCTGCACACGCTGGACGTGTATTTCTGGACGCAGGAAGATGTCAACCAGTTCTTGGACGTGATTGAGAGCATATTGTCTCCCTCACAGATTGCATCAGACAGACATCCACAGTTGGAGAACCACAGCCACGACGAAAGCCATAACAACATTAGTTCAGTGGTACAGCAGCTCGAGAACGTGGCCGTGACAGACCCGGCATATCAAAACGGCCAAACACGAAATTCTCGGACCGAGACATTTCCAACCTCGAAAACAACGCCAGTGCATGCTGGAATCAACAcctttcctcctccccctccatCAGCAACGTTACCTCCTGCGCCCACTTCTGCTACTCCAAGCATTAGCCCGGCTCAGCAAGGAACGCCTTTCTCCCAACCACCAGCAGAGCAGCATCAGGAACCCGCACAATGCGCACCTCTACCATACAACCCCGCCGCACCAGCTGCCCCCGAGCCCATCCAGCATCGCGAAAagacaccaccaccagcagacGGTGCTGACGGGACCGGCCTACAAGCAGCTGTGGCAGCCGACCATGGCATCCCATACACGCCCCCATCGCAAACCCCAGGCGCGTTCGCATCCCCTCCGACCCAGCCTCTGCCCTATTCAATGCCTGGAGGCTATGCATCGCCACCTCCCAGCGCCGGACTACCCCCAAGCAGTGCGCCTGGTCTGACACATTCCGGGTCCCTCTCCTCCCGCTCTTCATCCATTCAAAGCCCCCCGGGTGTGCCACTCATGCCCACATATGCGGCTAGTCCATCATCCCCGTTCTTCCCAGGGAATGTACAACAACCGCAACAGCTCAACCGGACGGGATCCCTCTCTTTCGCACCACcccctcaacctcaacctcaaccccaGCCACAGACTCAGCCCCaggcccaagcccaagctcaAACTCAAGACCCCAACGCATACCTTTACCAAatccagcaacagcaacttcaacagcaacaacaacaacaacaataccTCTACAATTCTCAAAACCCCCAAGCCCAACTCCAACTCCAactccagcaacagcaactccaacaaAAACAACAGCTCGCTCCCGCCCCACAAATTGGACAATTCACTATCCCCAACACCAACGAATTTGATCCAAATGCTCATCTCTACGCacaacagctacaactacagcaacagcagttgcaacagcagcaaccgcaacagcaacaacagacGCTGTCAAAGGGCGCCGGTGCCGTGCCTGCGCAGCGACCGGGCAAGTTGGAGAATCGTGCTGCGAGGGTGGAGAGCGGAGTAAATCGGTTTCTGAAGAAATTGGAGAAGAAGTTGTAA
- the ERG26_1 gene encoding erg26, C-3 sterol dehydrogenase (COG:G;~EggNog:ENOG410PG64;~InterPro:IPR036291,IPR002225;~PFAM:PF04321,PF05368,PF01073,PF16363,PF13460, PF01370;~go_function: GO:0003854 - 3-beta-hydroxy-delta5-steroid dehydrogenase activity [Evidence IEA];~go_function: GO:0016616 - oxidoreductase activity, acting on the CH-OH group of donors, NAD or NADP as acceptor [Evidence IEA];~go_process: GO:0006694 - steroid biosynthetic process [Evidence IEA];~go_process: GO:0055114 - oxidation-reduction process [Evidence IEA]) has translation MPSAMRDTRENPSLRNILISGGTGFVGSAIARAVAEQHPKCTITVLDRAPPDGTHELPDDVAFIQADVTVPDTLYNVLQQARPEIVIHTAGIVPALSERFGRRLEQLVRKTNIEGTRNMLDAAKQAGVKGVVYTSTCCVVTDDMSIPYENIDEQWPIPSSSLIYGESKAAAERIVLEANSNTMATCSLRPSVLCGPGDPQLLPPIHTCISKWETPFIIGDGYNLWDVTYVTNVGDAHVLAAENLISSRTAAGEAFFIQNNEPITFRDFCLAIWAQFGHTPPFEIHIPRCMAYVAGWVCEILTWVSGSSTTLSRGSVGDACSVRYASGDKAKRILGYEARVGMEEAVRLSCEDYARRNGIELPAPVSDKKQQ, from the exons ATGCCTTCAGCAATGCGCGATACAAGAGAAAATCCCTCGCTGCGCAATATCCTCATATCTGGCGGGACTGGATTCGTGGGTTCCGCCATCGCTCGAGCTGTCGCAGAACAACATCCGAAGTGTACCATCACCGTCCTAGACCGCGCTCCCCCCGATGGTACGCACGAATTACCCGACGACGTCGCATTCATCCAAGCAGATGTCACTGTCCCTGATACACTTTACAATGTGCTTCAACAAGCCAGACCGGAAATCGTCATCCATACAGCGGGTATTGTTCCAGCTCTGAGCGAGCGGTTTGGTAGGAGGCTAGAACAGCTGGTGCGGAAGACCAACATCGAAGGGACAAGGAACATGTTGGATGCGGCTAAACAAGCGGGTGTCAAGGGAGTTGTCTACACGAGTACTTGTTGCGTTGTGACGGATGATATGAGCATACCATACGAGAACATCGATGAGCAATGGCCGATACCATCGTCGTCGCTAATCTATGGAGAGTCCAAG GCCGCGGCAGAAAGAATAGTTCTCGAAGCCAACAGCAACACAATGGCCACCTGCTCCCTCCGACCCTCTGTGCTCTGCGGCCCTGGAGACCCTCAACTCCTCCCGCCCATTCACACCTGCATCTCCAAATGGGAAACCCCATTTATAATCGGAGACGGCTACAACCTGTGGGACGTCACCTACGTGACCAACGTAGGGGACGCACACGTCTTGGCAGCAGAGAACCTTATCTCCTCACGGACCGCCGCTGGCGAGGCCTTTTTCATCCAGAACAACGAGCCCATTACCTTCCGCGACTTCTGCCTGGCCATCTGGGCCCAGTTCGGCCACACCCCACCCTTTGAGATCCACATTCCCCGGTGCATGGCGTATGTAGCTGGTTGGGTATGTGAGATTTTGACCTGGGTGTCTGGGTCGTCGACGACCCTTAGCCGCGGGAGTGTGGGCGATGCATGTTCTGTCCGGTATGCGAGCGGAGACAAGGCGAAGCGGATCCTGGGATACGAAGCTCGGGTGGGAATGGAGGAGGCTGTTCGGTTGAGTTGTGAG GATTATGCGCGGCGAAATGGAATCGAATTACCAGCGCCAGTGAGTGATAAGAAGCAACAATGA